A stretch of DNA from Limanda limanda chromosome 16, fLimLim1.1, whole genome shotgun sequence:
AGGTGCGGGACGCACGTGCGCAGCGCTTTGCTGCTGTTCGTGCGCGAGTCGCGCGCACAGATGACGAGGATCCGGCCGTAGGTCACGAGCACGAAGAGCACGGGAGCGAGCATGGTGGCCGCGGAGCACAGCAGGCCGtacacctgcagcgggagcgcGCCCGGCGCGGCCCCGCCGCCGCAGCTCAGAGTGACGAGACTGTACACGTCACAGTAGAGTCTGCGCAGCCGCGTGCGGCAGAGCGGCAGGCTTGCCGCCTGCAGCGCGGCCCCCCCCACCAGCGCGGCCGGCAGCAggaagcacagcagcagcagcgccgcTAGCGCGGCAGGCGACATGAGCGCGGCGGCGCGCAGCGGGCGGCAGATGGACACGTAGCGGTCCAGCGACATGGCGGCCAGCAGCATGAAGCTGGACGAGCCAAGTGACGACACCACGTAGGCCTGCGTCACGCACACCGGCCGCGGCACCGTGACGTGTCGCAGACCCGACGCCAGGTCCGCCAGCAGCCGCGGGTACACCGCCGCGCCGCCGCACAGCGAGTTCAGCAGCACCGCGGCCACGAGCACGAACATGGGCCGGTGCAGGCTGCGCTGCGACGCGATGACGTAGATCACGAGCACGTCACTGACCAGCACGAACACGTACAGCGCGAAGAACACGAAGAAGAAGATCCAGCGGTGCTCGGACAGCTGCGCGACCCCGTCCAGCGTCAGTGACGTCACAGCGGCCAGCGAGCTGTTCCACGTCATAGTGGAGTACAGAGAGAAGAGTGACGTCAGAGTGTTCAACAGGgaaacatcacaacaaacacaagtgacaaaaagagtgaaaacatcagagtgaacagttacacacacgttacacaacatgagacacaacatgagacacaacCTGGAGGACATGTGTCCTTCATGTGTCCACCTGCTGCGTCTCTGCTGCTTTTATCCGACTCTTCATCCTCAGTGGAGCTCATTAACACACGTGTCAATCATCAGCTTCATCAACATGTTTGTAtgtgaacatgaaaacactCATTAACACGAATGTGACAGATATGCATTTGaatcaattattaattattccCATTATGATAAGTCTGGATGTTTGTCCTCTTAAAAACATATGATTGTACTGACTCAGGTATTTAATCAGTTTATTAATCTGTTCACTTACTTTAAATCAAACGGAGGAAACACaatgaacaaatcaaacacaccctCCTTCCCCTCAGCTTCAACACAACTTCATACAAActttatcaaacacacactgagtaaaAACCagtttagtttgttttcaaCAATAAGAGAAGGTTTGAATTTAGACTCAAGATTCAAAGTTTCCTCTACACAaacttattttagttttttgtggttttaaacgTACAAACAAATATCATGATACTGAGAAAACTACAGGCAGAGCAATGTATAACTACAGTTaataacatacaaacaaacaaacatttctccAACGtctactttttagtttggtccatgcaGGAGGTgaatgacctgtactgcagccggacaccagggggcgatggagacactttggcttcacattaggaagctgtcatgtcgtccatgtttatttacagatgAGTTTTTAAAACTGAATGAAACATTAACGTGTTTGAGTCTGAACGTTCAACAGGTttagccccgccccctcctctgTAACGTTAAGGATTAATAATGTGAACTATTCAAATCAATTATCTGATGATCGTGTGTAGTTATTCACTTATTACGTGAATCTATTATAAACAGATTGATGGTTTCATGAACATGAACTTACCAAAGATATATTTAAAGAGCTCATAAGACAGCAGATTATTAGCATGTAAGCTAACTCTGTTGATGAGTCCCGCCCACACGCCATGTGGCCGGGTTGGGACGAGCTAATGCTAACATGTGATGAGCTAACCATGTTCTTATGACATCAACGTCATTATTGTGTTAACAACCATTATTCAACATGAAGAGTGGGTCAgctgcagtttgttgtgttgttcatttGAGTCTGTTGAACGAgacctttgtgtgtttatgtctttttGTTTCCTATCTCTATCAGAGGGTTCTGTTCAGAACCTTTCAGCCACggtgtcctcgtcctcctgcacTGAACCccgaggggtcagaggtcacagagaccaCCACAGGTacgaggggtcagaggtcacagagaccaCCACAGGTacgaggggtcagaggtcacagagatcACCAGGTGGGATAAACAACAGTGAGATGATGTCACCATGTTTGTCCTGAGACGGTTCGGACTAACGAGCTGCTCGTCTTAATGAGGCTGCTTAACGAGCTGCTCTCAGGTGACCTCATTAATGAACTGACCAGGTGTTTACAAACACCAGccactcacaacacacacacacacacacacacctcacaccaTATGTCAGCTGGTCATTGTCTTATTTCAATGAAAATATTTCCGTGTTTActttacacacatatatgtttatatgtatatatataaacattatacattatacattacacattacacattatacattacacattatacattatacattatacattatacatgcGCTGGTGTCCAGACGTCTCTGCGGTCGTCATGTGTTTGTTGaggtttgatgacatcacacacaagGTTTGTTTGGTGATAAAAATTTATTTGGTATCTGTGAGTAACTACAGTCGTAGTGTTCTCATACATGTCGTCTGCTGTTCATcaaactgatatatatatatatatatatctataaaagaATCTACATACATCTAACACAAGATCAGTCGCTGTGAGTCACTGTTgtttagtgggggggggggtaataacTGTGACAAATTAAGTGCTGAATCTTCAACAAGACAAatgataatattataattataaatctGTGCATTAAATaagtctaaaaataaaaaatcttccatcgaacacacaaacaggcccaGGTATGTTAAACAGatgatcacacacaaacacacactaacacacacgtGTGACGTTTCAACACGCTTCTTTGGTTTTTGGTTGAAAACTGAATCAGCctgaaaagattttaaataaatggatTAAAGCACAAACAGCTGGAATGtgacaaaaacatgttcaaaGATACGACTTGGACATTAGTGTGGACATGACACGTTCACACGCACACGTTTGCATCACGTCTGGTttctacacaacacacaactacCATCAGATCTTATGACTGAAGTGTTTTTCAGTGATGTTACTATGAATGAGAACATGTGTAACTGTGATGAATCCAGAGCTCTGCAGTTCAAGCCTGAAGAGATCGTGA
This window harbors:
- the LOC133021982 gene encoding olfactory receptor 6S1-like; amino-acid sequence: MTWNSSLAAVTSLTLDGVAQLSEHRWIFFFVFFALYVFVLVSDVLVIYVIASQRSLHRPMFVLVAAVLLNSLCGGAAVYPRLLADLASGLRHVTVPRPVCVTQAYVVSSLGSSSFMLLAAMSLDRYVSICRPLRAAALMSPAALAALLLLCFLLPAALVGGAALQAASLPLCRTRLRRLYCDVYSLVTLSCGGGAAPGALPLQVYGLLCSAATMLAPVLFVLVTYGRILVICARDSRTNSSKALRTCVPHLLVLVNYSVTAGVELLQRRLQAGGAPAASVLSSLLVFIVPTVCNPLVYGLKVEQILTELKRLLRVS